The nucleotide window CTTTCGACATATTTTGAGGCTAAAGCCTGTGTAGATTCAAATGCTACTTCTATTGCAGGAGGAAAAGCTACAAAAGCGGCACTTGCCATAGCGGAATTATGTTTAAATACACTGTTTGAGGACGGATTGAAAGCCAAAATAGCAGTAGAGAATAAAGTATGTTCCAAAGCAGTAGAAAATATAATAGAAGCAAATACATATTTAAGCGGAATAGGATTTGAAAGTGGAGGACTTGCAGGAGCACATGCTATACATAACGGTCTTACAATATTGGAAGAAGGTCATCACATGTATCATGGAGAAAAAGTGGCATTCGGAACTATTGTTCAGCTGGTTTTGGAAAACAGATCTCTTGAAGAAATAAATGAAGTGGTAGAGTTGTGTAAAAGTGTGGGATTGCCTACAACATTGAAAGAACTCGGACTTGAAAATGTTTCAATTGAAAGACTTTATAAAGTTGCCGAAGCTGCAACAGTACCGGGTGAAACAATACACAATATGCCTTTTGAAGTAACGGCTGACGATGTTTATGCGGCTATATTGGTTGCAGATAAATTGGGAAAATGATATAATCCTTTTGAAAATTTGTTTTAAGTAAGGATGATAGAATGCTCAAAAAAGAAAGACAGGATTTAATTTTAATGAAATTAAATAATAAAGGCAAAGTTGTAGTAGGCGAGTTGGCTGTTGATTTAGGAGTTTCCGAAGATACTATAAGAAGAGATTTAACGGAAATGGATAACAGACTGTTGCTGAAAAAAGTTTTCGGAGGAGCTTTACCTTTAAACAGATATGCTTTAAATTATACCGAAAGAGAAAATTTTGAACCTGAATTAAAGTATGAACTGGCATTAAAAGGAGTAAATTTACTGAAAAACGGTCAATTGGTAGCAATAGACGGAAGTACAACTAATTTACAGTTAGCCAGAGCTATTCCCGTAAATTTAAAATTAACAGTAATCACAAACAGTTTGTCTATAGCAGGTGAGCTTTGTAATCATAAAAATATAGAAGTCGTGATGATAGGAGGAAATCTTTTCAGAAAAATTATGACTAATGTAGGTGATTCGGCAGTTCAGCAGTTAAAAGAATATTATCCTGATATTTGTTTTATGGGAGCTTACGCAATTCATCCTTTAATGGGAGTAACGAGTCCTTATGAAAAGGAAATAAGTGTAAAACGTCAATTTATAAAATCTTCAGGCAGA belongs to Pseudoleptotrichia goodfellowii and includes:
- a CDS encoding glycerol dehydrogenase; amino-acid sequence: MSKIINSPGKYIQGAKELENLAKYYKIKGDKVAYILVDKFVFDNFKNKITESFEKENIPYHIEVFGGECSQNEIDRNIKILKEKNCDVMLGIGGGKTLDAAKAISYYENIPVLIVPTIASTDAPCSALSVIYTPAGEFEKYLFLKSNPDMVIMDTEVIVNAPVRLLVAGIGDALSTYFEAKACVDSNATSIAGGKATKAALAIAELCLNTLFEDGLKAKIAVENKVCSKAVENIIEANTYLSGIGFESGGLAGAHAIHNGLTILEEGHHMYHGEKVAFGTIVQLVLENRSLEEINEVVELCKSVGLPTTLKELGLENVSIERLYKVAEAATVPGETIHNMPFEVTADDVYAAILVADKLGK
- a CDS encoding DeoR/GlpR family DNA-binding transcription regulator, producing MLKKERQDLILMKLNNKGKVVVGELAVDLGVSEDTIRRDLTEMDNRLLLKKVFGGALPLNRYALNYTERENFEPELKYELALKGVNLLKNGQLVAIDGSTTNLQLARAIPVNLKLTVITNSLSIAGELCNHKNIEVVMIGGNLFRKIMTNVGDSAVQQLKEYYPDICFMGAYAIHPLMGVTSPYEKEISVKRQFIKSSGRVVTLIIPNKFNVIMPYKVCDMKDITTIITDKRVSSGILEEYEKIGIECI